A region of Elusimicrobiota bacterium DNA encodes the following proteins:
- a CDS encoding N-acetylmuramoyl-L-alanine amidase, which produces MKRLMRRWAGGLLISFAALPLFAQGRRPPWPAASVNTVVDGNVRTGVQVFTIEENPCLSLRTIKQVFGGRVQWKRVSRRIVYLSEGRTAEFTLDVSTAVVGGKALPLATPPRAWGSDVFLPVSLLVTPEFQSLVASQVQWNAARRNLTVDPSPAVSSPRFYSYPNKSRLTIDIGPHVDYRVLAHRDNILTLRFYGGRAREWEKVSVDDGAIASVEVDPRARTTDVIVTLGAGTADPAIYLEESPRSVVVEVLRAGAPGKPGSASTPKTAQRPPRPGTPALPPPELSPPDRARPRADIDAPYLALSPIRTIVIDPGHGGKDVGAVGPNGTLEKDVNLQIGLALAKLLNKEGRFKVILTRANDSFVTLQDRSSMANKAKADLFISLHCNAGLKRESGGFEVYFLSEKATNDEAAAVARRENAVVELEGVAGKAREELEGLLWSLARNEHMNDSSAIAVHIDRQITKRLSIGNRGVKQAGFYVLRGTSMPAILVESAFITHPKEEGLLRSSRFHVKLVDALYAGLLDYEKQRINARLGKTSAGGN; this is translated from the coding sequence GTGAAGCGACTGATGCGCCGCTGGGCCGGGGGGCTGTTGATTTCCTTCGCGGCCCTGCCGCTTTTCGCCCAGGGCCGGCGTCCGCCCTGGCCCGCCGCCTCCGTCAACACGGTGGTGGACGGCAACGTGCGAACCGGCGTCCAGGTGTTCACTATCGAGGAAAACCCCTGCCTCTCTCTCCGCACCATTAAACAGGTGTTCGGGGGCCGCGTTCAATGGAAGCGGGTGTCCCGCCGCATCGTTTACCTTTCCGAGGGCCGCACCGCGGAGTTCACCTTGGACGTCTCCACCGCCGTGGTGGGGGGAAAAGCCTTGCCCCTGGCCACGCCCCCCCGCGCCTGGGGAAGCGACGTGTTCCTCCCGGTCTCTCTCCTCGTCACACCGGAGTTCCAAAGTCTGGTCGCCTCCCAAGTCCAATGGAACGCGGCGCGGAGAAACCTGACGGTGGATCCCTCGCCCGCGGTATCATCGCCCCGCTTTTATTCCTACCCCAACAAAAGCCGCCTCACCATCGACATCGGACCCCACGTGGATTACCGCGTTCTCGCCCACCGAGACAACATCCTCACCCTGCGGTTTTACGGCGGCCGCGCCCGGGAGTGGGAAAAAGTGTCGGTGGACGACGGGGCCATCGCCTCCGTCGAGGTGGACCCTCGCGCCCGCACAACCGACGTTATTGTTACCCTCGGCGCAGGAACCGCCGACCCTGCTATTTATTTGGAAGAATCCCCGCGCTCCGTCGTGGTGGAGGTTCTCCGGGCCGGCGCCCCGGGCAAACCCGGCTCCGCGTCCACCCCGAAAACGGCCCAGCGGCCCCCCCGCCCCGGGACACCGGCCCTCCCGCCGCCGGAACTGTCCCCGCCGGACCGGGCCCGCCCGCGGGCGGACATCGACGCCCCCTATCTCGCGCTCTCGCCCATCCGCACCATCGTCATCGACCCCGGGCACGGGGGGAAAGACGTGGGCGCCGTGGGCCCGAACGGAACGCTGGAGAAAGACGTCAATCTCCAAATCGGCCTGGCCCTGGCCAAACTGCTGAACAAAGAAGGCCGGTTCAAGGTCATCCTCACCCGAGCCAACGACAGTTTCGTCACCCTCCAGGACCGGTCCTCCATGGCCAACAAAGCGAAAGCGGACCTCTTCATCTCGCTCCACTGCAACGCGGGACTCAAACGCGAATCCGGCGGATTTGAAGTTTATTTCCTTTCTGAAAAAGCCACGAACGACGAGGCCGCCGCCGTGGCCCGACGGGAAAACGCCGTCGTCGAATTGGAAGGGGTGGCCGGCAAGGCCCGGGAAGAGCTGGAAGGCCTCCTCTGGTCCTTGGCGCGAAACGAGCACATGAACGATTCCTCCGCCATCGCCGTCCACATCGACCGCCAAATCACGAAACGACTTTCCATCGGAAACCGGGGCGTTAAACAAGCGGGTTTCTACGTCCTCCGCGGAACCTCCATGCCCGCCATTTTGGTGGAGTCCGCCTTCATCACGCACCCCAAAGAGGAGGGACTTTTACGTTCCTCCCGCTTCCACGTCAAGCTGGTGGACGCCCTCTACGCGGGTCTTCTGGACTACGAAAAACAACGGATCAACGCTCGCCTTGGAAAAACGTCGGCGGGGGGGAACTGA
- a CDS encoding glutamate racemase, with protein MKNPARPIGVFDSGVGGLTVLRALTALLPRESFIYVGDTARVPYGSKSPEAVRRFSLEIARFFRRKGVKMMVTACNTASALALPELRAFMPVPVLGVIEPGARAALAATRSGRVGVIGTEATVHSRAYENAIKRLDGTIHVFSRACPLFVPLVEEGWVRHDITRRVVNLYLKPLLKNRIDTLVLGCTHYPLLKPTLRRAVGGVELIDSADETAKAVRTRLEQDGLLLHGGARGRLSYFSSDDPLKFARLGSRFVGWDLPEVRRIRLEGIDG; from the coding sequence TTGAAAAACCCGGCCCGTCCCATCGGCGTTTTTGACTCCGGGGTGGGGGGACTGACCGTTCTGCGCGCCTTGACCGCCCTCCTGCCCCGCGAAAGTTTCATTTACGTGGGAGATACGGCGCGGGTTCCTTACGGCAGCAAGTCGCCCGAGGCGGTACGACGTTTTTCCCTGGAAATCGCCCGGTTCTTCCGTCGGAAAGGGGTCAAGATGATGGTGACCGCCTGCAACACCGCCAGCGCCTTGGCCCTGCCGGAACTGCGCGCGTTCATGCCCGTCCCGGTCTTGGGCGTCATCGAGCCCGGCGCCCGGGCCGCCCTCGCCGCCACCCGGTCCGGCCGGGTCGGCGTTATCGGAACCGAGGCCACCGTCCACAGCCGCGCCTACGAGAACGCCATCAAGCGTTTGGACGGAACCATCCACGTTTTCAGCCGCGCCTGCCCGCTGTTCGTTCCGCTGGTGGAGGAAGGCTGGGTCCGCCACGACATCACGCGTCGGGTCGTGAACCTTTATTTAAAACCTTTGCTCAAAAACAGGATCGACACGCTGGTCCTGGGGTGCACGCACTACCCGCTCCTCAAACCCACGCTCCGTCGGGCGGTGGGGGGGGTGGAACTGATCGATTCCGCCGACGAAACGGCAAAAGCCGTCCGCACCCGCCTGGAGCAAGACGGTCTGCTTCTGCACGGGGGTGCCCGGGGCCGTTTGTCTTACTTTTCCTCCGACGATCCCCTCAAGTTCGCCCGGCTCGGGTCCCGTTTTGTGGGGTGGGACTTGCCGGAGGTGCGGCGGAT